Proteins encoded together in one Oncorhynchus nerka isolate Pitt River linkage group LG19, Oner_Uvic_2.0, whole genome shotgun sequence window:
- the LOC115101154 gene encoding B box and SPRY domain-containing protein-like isoform X2 has product MSAEPGSCHSTPGCTLQDDRDTEVEVTESSGNLNMDLQQPILSALNVLRNEIRSAKEDSGLSGKVAVTSSDSESGIFSGESELCVEHESDLDWFCCSEQKLICSHCTIVGSCQGHTVTALANRVTAVRNHLVDVCEKMQLQALRIEHFINKTLTAKERALQVEASGARERVVAQVSVVREAVDEEEQRLLEAVQREEERVEQCLLTQRAHWGQALAMLTQTRTHLVHTLTNTPDIQLATSGQEIADRVEDAEGVGEPCDTDRLNLNAGCSDSKLMRGLWASAILLGPIAYGSAHLTFDERTVSSLLSLSEDLCTLTFLPKRSRQSPPYDPARFDSWPNALGTLSISSGTHSWVMDVGESGAFKVGVCYTSMGRKGSGNNSRLGYNGQSWVLSKYDGDFSFCHAGKNTPLHVIHKPKSLGLLLDWPSQTLVFYDPDSSAVLHSVRHAFSGPLLPAFAVADRSVTILH; this is encoded by the exons ATGAGCGCGGAGCCAGGATCATGTCATTCAACACCTGGGTGCACTTTACAGGACGACCGAGACACTGAAGTAGAAGTCACAGAAAGTTCGGGAAACTTGAATATGGATTTACAACAGCCCATTTTATCCGCGTTGAATGTACTCCGGAATGAAATTCGATCAGCTAAAGAGGACTCCGGGTTGTCTGGAAAGGTTGCGGTGACCTCCTCCGACTCAGAATCGGGTATATTCTCCGGTGAATCGGAACTTTGCGTGGAACATGAATCAGACCTGGACTGGTTCTGCTGCTCCGAGCAGAAACTCATATGCTCGCACTGCACCATAGTGGGATCCTGCCAGGGACACACGGTGACAGCCCTGGCCAACAGAGTGACAGCAGTCAGG AACCATCTGGTTGACGTGTGTGAGAAAATGCAGCTGCAGGCCCTGCGCATCGAGCACTTTATCAACAAGACTCTGACTGCCAAAGAGCGGGCACTGCAG GTGGAGGCGAGCGGGGCTCGGGAGCGAGTGGTGGCACAGGTCAGTGTGGTGAGGGAGGCGGTGGACGAGGAGGAGCAGCGTCTGCTAGAAGCcgtgcagagggaggaggagagggtggagcagTGCCTCCTCACTCAGAGAGCCCACTGGGGCCAGGCCCTAGCTATgctcacacagacacgcacacacctggtgcacactctcacaaacacaccgGACATACAGCTGGCG ACCTCTGGCCAAGAAATAGCtgacag GGTTGAGGATGCAGAGGGGGTGGGTGAACCCTGTGACACAGACCGGCTCAACCTGAATGCAGGTTGCAGTGACAGCAAACTTATGAGGGGCCTGTGGGCCAGCGCCATACTGCTGGGGCCAATTG CTTATGGTTCAGCACATCTGACATTTGACGAGCGCACCGTCAGCTCCCTACTGTCCCTCTCAGAAGACCTTTGCACTCTGACCTTCCTGCCTAAGAGGTCACGCCAGTCCCCGCCCTACGATCCGGCACGCTTCGACAGCTGGCCCAATGCGCTGGGCACCCTGTCAATCTCCTCCGGCACCCACAGCTGGGTGATGGACGTGGGTGAAAGCGGGGCCTTCAAGGTAGGGGTATGCTACACCAGTATGGGGCGTAAGGGCTCGGGCAACAACTCCCGCCTGGGCTACAATGGCCAGTCCTGGGTGCTCTCCAAATATGATGGGGACTTCTCCTTCTGCCATGCGGGGAAGAACACACCCCTGCACGTGATCCACAAGCCAAAGAGTCTAGGGCTGCTCCTGGACTGGCCCAGTCAGACCCTGGTATTTTATGACCCAGACTCCAGTGCCGTGTTGCACTCTGTCAGACACGCCTTCAGTGGCCCGCTGCTGCCTGCATTCGCCGTGGCTGACCGTAGTGTCACCATACTGCACTGA
- the LOC115101154 gene encoding B box and SPRY domain-containing protein-like isoform X1, giving the protein MSAEPGSCHSTPGCTLQDDRDTEVEVTESSGNLNMDLQQPILSALNVLRNEIRSAKEDSGLSGKVAVTSSDSESGIFSGESELCVEHESDLDWFCCSEQKLICSHCTIVGSCQGHTVTALANRVTAVRSLCECCPEQNHLVDVCEKMQLQALRIEHFINKTLTAKERALQVEASGARERVVAQVSVVREAVDEEEQRLLEAVQREEERVEQCLLTQRAHWGQALAMLTQTRTHLVHTLTNTPDIQLATSGQEIADRVEDAEGVGEPCDTDRLNLNAGCSDSKLMRGLWASAILLGPIAYGSAHLTFDERTVSSLLSLSEDLCTLTFLPKRSRQSPPYDPARFDSWPNALGTLSISSGTHSWVMDVGESGAFKVGVCYTSMGRKGSGNNSRLGYNGQSWVLSKYDGDFSFCHAGKNTPLHVIHKPKSLGLLLDWPSQTLVFYDPDSSAVLHSVRHAFSGPLLPAFAVADRSVTILH; this is encoded by the exons ATGAGCGCGGAGCCAGGATCATGTCATTCAACACCTGGGTGCACTTTACAGGACGACCGAGACACTGAAGTAGAAGTCACAGAAAGTTCGGGAAACTTGAATATGGATTTACAACAGCCCATTTTATCCGCGTTGAATGTACTCCGGAATGAAATTCGATCAGCTAAAGAGGACTCCGGGTTGTCTGGAAAGGTTGCGGTGACCTCCTCCGACTCAGAATCGGGTATATTCTCCGGTGAATCGGAACTTTGCGTGGAACATGAATCAGACCTGGACTGGTTCTGCTGCTCCGAGCAGAAACTCATATGCTCGCACTGCACCATAGTGGGATCCTGCCAGGGACACACGGTGACAGCCCTGGCCAACAGAGTGACAGCAGTCAGG TCACTGTGTGAGTGTTGTCCTGAACAGAACCATCTGGTTGACGTGTGTGAGAAAATGCAGCTGCAGGCCCTGCGCATCGAGCACTTTATCAACAAGACTCTGACTGCCAAAGAGCGGGCACTGCAG GTGGAGGCGAGCGGGGCTCGGGAGCGAGTGGTGGCACAGGTCAGTGTGGTGAGGGAGGCGGTGGACGAGGAGGAGCAGCGTCTGCTAGAAGCcgtgcagagggaggaggagagggtggagcagTGCCTCCTCACTCAGAGAGCCCACTGGGGCCAGGCCCTAGCTATgctcacacagacacgcacacacctggtgcacactctcacaaacacaccgGACATACAGCTGGCG ACCTCTGGCCAAGAAATAGCtgacag GGTTGAGGATGCAGAGGGGGTGGGTGAACCCTGTGACACAGACCGGCTCAACCTGAATGCAGGTTGCAGTGACAGCAAACTTATGAGGGGCCTGTGGGCCAGCGCCATACTGCTGGGGCCAATTG CTTATGGTTCAGCACATCTGACATTTGACGAGCGCACCGTCAGCTCCCTACTGTCCCTCTCAGAAGACCTTTGCACTCTGACCTTCCTGCCTAAGAGGTCACGCCAGTCCCCGCCCTACGATCCGGCACGCTTCGACAGCTGGCCCAATGCGCTGGGCACCCTGTCAATCTCCTCCGGCACCCACAGCTGGGTGATGGACGTGGGTGAAAGCGGGGCCTTCAAGGTAGGGGTATGCTACACCAGTATGGGGCGTAAGGGCTCGGGCAACAACTCCCGCCTGGGCTACAATGGCCAGTCCTGGGTGCTCTCCAAATATGATGGGGACTTCTCCTTCTGCCATGCGGGGAAGAACACACCCCTGCACGTGATCCACAAGCCAAAGAGTCTAGGGCTGCTCCTGGACTGGCCCAGTCAGACCCTGGTATTTTATGACCCAGACTCCAGTGCCGTGTTGCACTCTGTCAGACACGCCTTCAGTGGCCCGCTGCTGCCTGCATTCGCCGTGGCTGACCGTAGTGTCACCATACTGCACTGA